The DNA window GAAAAGTAATATCATAACTTACAAAATGACATGTTGAAACTTCTAAATCAAATTAGAGTTTTTGAATTTAACGTCACACTTTTAAAGCAAAATGTCCAAAATGACATTATAAATTAATTTCTAATATTACcacacttttcaatttttttagataAATTAATACCATTGAACCACTGAATTAGCGGATGCCTTATTGGAATTCATTTTGATAATCTGTGTATTAGTAGGCATAGTTTATAACTAATCAATTAGTATTAAACTTTCATGTGTTAATAATATTGGAATAAGTTAACTCTCCTATGTATGCGTGCTTTCTCAACTAATAAACAAAACTAGATATGCTTAAAGTTCAACCAAAGATCAAAACTTAAGaaagaaaagtaaatatcaaaacTCAAATTAATAAAATAGGAAAATAATATCAACTTCCAAGTGTGGCTTCTAATAAAAGTGTAACAAATCAATATACAAAACCATACCGGGTTAGGAATCAATATCGTAAATTTTAGATAAACTACCGTGGGAAAGTCAGCTTCTGGATGTTCAGAATTACTTTGTTAACTTTCAATACTTGAACCGGCTTTCGCCTTCGAGTAAACACCAACTTCCATATCAGCTGAGCTGCCTGTAAACAGCTGTGAAGAATAGACCCCGGTTTTTTTCACCTTGCCTGGAaattctttgtttaaattacccTTCAATGAAATGTTTTTTATGATGCGATTTCGATTTAGTAGGAACATGGCATTGTGTGGCGGTAGAGCTCCTCCGACACAATCGCCTTCCTGTGGGCCGTCCCGTGTTCTTGAGGGTCCATCCTCAGAAACTGATTTGAACTTAGGAAAACTATTCCTCAATCTTAAAACACCTCGTTGATCAGGAGAATATTGCTCCTCTAATTTGACACACACAGGGCAAGGTGGTTCGATTTTCCTTGTCTTTGGTGTTGTCTGCTCCAAACATTCGGCATGAAAAACATGACAACAAGGAAGAACCCCAGCTGCAGGCATGTCTCCGCTTCTCACAATACGGCGCAAACTCCAAGGTGATCTTTGTGATAGAAATCTTTCACACAAGCCGCATCTAAATCCAACTGAATGAGTATGTGGATAAGCAGGTGTTTCTAATTCAAATGACTCAGTAATATCTGCAGAATCCTGACTACTGCTGGCATTACTTGAGCGCCGGCTACCTCTGAGTGAATTAGAAGTATCAAACCTTGTATAATCTGGAGCAGGAGAATCAAAGGCATCCCTAGTAGTTGTTAGGTCTGGAAATGACAAAGGATGAATGGGTTTAGAGATGAAAGAGCGGTGATTAGAGAAATTCCTCCGAGAGGACAATCGTGAACTTGTAGTAGACTCAGACTCGCTACTTTCTGAATGGGTTGAAGTGGAGCCTCTATTATTGGGATTTTCAGAAGTTCCCTGCACATATTTCATACCTGTTAGATGCCTATTTGTTGAAAGAAACTTGCATGACAAAATATTGCCTCAACAAATACAATTTCATTTTAATAGTCCTTGACCAAAAAATTTACCTCCTTAGCAGGTGTAAAAGATATCCGGCCTAAAGAAGGACAAGGATCTATTAAACATACAAATGAAAAGAAAGCGGGTCAGTAAGCAGAAATAACAATCAACAAGTTCATATTGAAAGAATATATACCAGAGTTATTAATCCCATATAGCGGAGCGGAGCAGCAGACCCCAAAAATGGAATATCGGATAGCGGGATAACTTTTTGGAATAATTATATGAATAATCTACCTATATGTTTAATGTAAGATTAAATAACTTTTTGGACTAATTATATGAATAATCTACCTATATTAATCCCataatcaatatattttaaaagaaaggaagaaaaaacaatgatatgaaAGAAAAAACAAACCTGAAAACGGATAGAAAATCAATGAATAGAGAAGATCAAAATAGAAAAGCAGAAAACAGgagtagagaagaagaagaatagagaGAAGCTTGAAGGAGTTGAGGCGGAGGAGGAGTTAGGGCAAGAGAAGCGGCGAGCGAGAAGCAGCGAACAGAAGAAACACAATGGAAAAAGGTGAAAACACGAATGAGAGAGGAGAAAACACAAACGACTGTAATAAATTttccaattttaaaattttgtaaggGTAAAAAGGTCTTTTCGTACTCCTGCCCTAAAAGCAGAAAACCGCTCCGGGCCCGGAAGCGCTTCGCTCCTACAACCCGCTATCCCAGCTTTCTCAGCCACTATCGTAGCGGAGGGTTGCGGCACCGGGAGAGAATCCCAGGATAGCGCCTGGAGCAGCCGCTATTAATAACTGTGATATATACTACCAAACCAAGATGAGCACGCCAGTTTATTTAACTAAATGCATCACCCAAATAACCTTAGACATACAAAGCCAAACAATAGCagacaaattaaaatttaaaacaccATTGAAAGCAAATCATTAAATTAGAATAAATCATGACCAAATACTGTACTATGATGCCAGATTTATCAATTATCGTGTTTCACTTTCTTGCCATCTTACATAAAACCGGTAAATTCAAAGAGATACTACTTCAGCCACATCTATCTTATTGGAGTAAGCTCTAACTCCGtacaaaattattcaaaataaatagtcAAAACTCCAGAGCCTACTTTGAATCGGGAGGGggtaaaaaatcaaaagaaagaatCGTAAATCCTACTGAAACCATAATATTGTACTTATACATATGCACCTAAGTAAAATGATAgataaaatctctaataacaacATTAAATTAAGCCAAATTGCAAATTCATAATCATATCTAAAACATAGCATGCAACTTAATAAAAGTTTATATACAATTCCACACCACAAGTTCATAATCAGTCTACCTCTAGAAACTGCAATTCTAGATATCTTGGATATTAACATTTTGAACTGCTTGGGGGGTTTCTATCCCCTAATTAGAGTGACATTTCATTAATGATGTGACATTTCACTTTTGCGATATCTAATTCAGGAATGAACAAGAATAGTATAGTTAGGAAAGCTATCTAGTATATAACATTGACAATCTGTTAGACCTCTCATTAAAGAATATTGTGGATGGGGAAGAGAAGACTAAAACTGACATGGGGGAGTTTATGGAAGTTATGGTTTAGAATCTGTCAGTTATGTTTTATTCACTAACTATGTGTCAGTTATGTTTTATTCACTAACTATGTGTCAGTTATGTTGGCTGTTGGTACGAATAAATAGAAAGTGGGCATAGTGGGTTATGTTGGAATTATTGAGTGGTTAAGGAGAGAGACCCAACGCTTGAACATTTGGGAGGGGAGGGGTCAAGGCTCTCAAAACCTTGGAGAACAATTATCCTAGTGTTTAATTCTGAACTTAGATTCTGTTTGTATCAACAAATATCAGAAATTGTCCCAATTCTATTTAGTAAAGAACCAGTTTCTATCCGTCTTTCTCCGGATAATGACTAAACTTTGGAGAATGATGACCAAATTTGGATTTGGATGCTTCAATTGTAAATGATTTGGCTCAAATTGCAAAATCTAGTGGTAGTGGTTGCACTGACTGTGCACTTGCAAATTATTTGGAGGATCCCAATGCTGATATTAAAGAAGATAGAGCCTCCATTGATAAAAATTAAGATCATATGCCTATCCAAAATAGGGGGTGAGTAATGTCCTACATATTTAGAATTATAGTTTCTACTTTCTAGATGAATTGACCATGAACTTATGTTGAGGGATTGAATTTTGAACTTATGTTGAATTGTATGCTATGCTTTAAATCTTAATCTTGATAACCGATGTACAATTAAGTAGAAAACAAGATGGAAAATATGAATGAAATCATAAAACCTTTCATTATTCTTTAtacaaatttttgaaaataaga is part of the Vicia villosa cultivar HV-30 ecotype Madison, WI linkage group LG2, Vvil1.0, whole genome shotgun sequence genome and encodes:
- the LOC131651669 gene encoding uncharacterized protein LOC131651669, whose product is MTLVRGNHLYDLHYSVSDGTGIFVSNCSSDISQGPQWVPPAVQEISFDDYEAAIRKDPCPSLGRISFTPAKEGTSENPNNRGSTSTHSESSESESTTSSRLSSRRNFSNHRSFISKPIHPLSFPDLTTTRDAFDSPAPDYTRFDTSNSLRGSRRSSNASSSQDSADITESFELETPAYPHTHSVGFRCGLCERFLSQRSPWSLRRIVRSGDMPAAGVLPCCHVFHAECLEQTTPKTRKIEPPCPVCVKLEEQYSPDQRGVLRLRNSFPKFKSVSEDGPSRTRDGPQEGDCVGGALPPHNAMFLLNRNRIIKNISLKGNLNKEFPGKVKKTGVYSSQLFTGSSADMEVGVYSKAKAGSSIES